A section of the Saccharopolyspora gregorii genome encodes:
- a CDS encoding FadR/GntR family transcriptional regulator, which translates to MSRNSVREAVRSLRALGIVDVRHGHGTVVGEASLHVLSPSLAFRAVAGGDDLAGLRNLIEVRELIEVGVAGRLAGELDESTLDRLDALCTAMGETELDPETDREFHRLLYARVDNPLIGQLVDVFWDAYRTAHDALSAPGPAEQAETVRLHSAIVDALRAGDAAAAREAMTAHFAEINHRLGFDG; encoded by the coding sequence GTGTCGCGCAACAGCGTGCGGGAGGCGGTGCGCTCGCTGCGCGCCCTCGGCATCGTCGACGTCCGGCACGGGCACGGCACCGTCGTGGGGGAGGCATCGCTGCACGTGCTGTCGCCGTCGCTGGCGTTCCGCGCCGTCGCCGGCGGGGACGACCTGGCGGGGCTGCGCAACCTCATCGAGGTGCGGGAGCTGATCGAGGTCGGCGTCGCCGGGCGGCTCGCGGGCGAACTCGATGAGTCCACATTGGACCGGTTGGACGCGCTGTGCACCGCGATGGGCGAGACCGAGCTCGACCCGGAGACCGACCGGGAATTCCACCGGCTGCTGTACGCGCGGGTGGACAACCCGCTGATCGGGCAGCTCGTCGACGTGTTCTGGGACGCCTACCGCACCGCGCACGACGCGCTCAGCGCTCCCGGCCCCGCCGAGCAGGCCGAGACCGTGCGGCTGCACTCCGCGATCGTCGACGCGCTGCGCGCCGGGGACGCCGCGGCCGCGCGGGAGGCGATGACCGCCCACTTCGCAGAGATCAACCACCGCCTGGGTTTCGACGGTTGA
- a CDS encoding DUF4232 domain-containing protein: MSLTKTRKIGAAAALFSGALLLVGCGQATGAAPSGASNAAVEQGGTTEDISASPCSAADYSVDLIPQPGRPGVNLLAVTNQSDRTCPVAGWVELTPEDMTGSPIDGVPSENVDIPGGRTEISLEPNRTAFAGVHFELGDKNDVRTATGFRASFSDTSGDVNVNVDSGEAEYLEFPIKSMQVGTLQPSPQGVTF; the protein is encoded by the coding sequence ATGTCGCTGACCAAGACCCGCAAGATCGGTGCCGCCGCCGCGCTGTTCAGCGGTGCGCTGCTGCTCGTCGGTTGCGGCCAGGCCACCGGTGCCGCGCCGTCCGGGGCGTCGAACGCGGCCGTCGAGCAGGGTGGGACGACCGAGGACATCTCGGCCTCCCCCTGCTCCGCGGCGGACTACTCGGTCGACCTGATCCCGCAGCCGGGACGCCCCGGCGTGAACCTGCTGGCCGTCACGAACCAGTCGGACCGGACCTGCCCGGTGGCGGGCTGGGTGGAGCTGACGCCGGAGGACATGACGGGCTCCCCGATCGACGGCGTGCCGAGCGAGAACGTCGACATCCCGGGCGGTCGCACCGAGATCTCGCTGGAGCCGAACCGCACCGCGTTCGCGGGCGTCCACTTCGAACTCGGCGACAAGAACGACGTGCGCACCGCCACCGGTTTCCGGGCGAGCTTCTCGGACACCTCCGGCGACGTGAACGTGAACGTCGACAGCGGCGAGGCCGAGTACCTGGAGTTCCCGATCAAGTCGATGCAGGTCGGCACGCTGCAGCCGTCGCCGCAGGGCGTCACCTTCTGA
- a CDS encoding N-acetylmuramoyl-L-alanine amidase: MRAGRLPRALAVLTGVTGLLVSAAAPAFAEETPERPDTVQQRAYESAAAEFGVPQQLLMAVSFQLTRWEDHHGEQSKAGGYGPMHLVEVSAEQLREQHPKLVRYADEPSLHTLTEAAELTGTDPEQVKSDVVQNIRAGAALLAHRAEEIDGGAPEEIDDWYPAVAEFSGDAQADGAQSFADDVYDVLGQGRARTTSSGQRLAFPKVAAEPEPDRDLSAARLKAAPAEDADQPKAECPEGLDCRYLPAAYQPTDPEDPTAGYGNYDTANRPEDVKIDSIVIHDTEVSYQSTISAFQNPAHGASSHYVVRSSDGQITQMVPTKDMPWHAGSWDRNIRSIGIEHEGWAAEGGTWYTEPMYRASAKLVRYLADKYDIPLDRAHILGHDEVTAEKPAKAGLEHYDPGPFWDWAHYMNLMDAPLDNDTGGDDVVTIFPRFDTNRPEVVSCPQGEECETLPAQPANFLYLRTEPRADAPLLSNPALHADGEPGTTRIEDWSAKAAVGRQYVVAERRGDWLAIWFDGKKAWLKDPDGTNTAPADDAELGTPARDGIPTYGRALPAPGDYPEGVEAQELEPLPYKIPAGQKYVTGDETKAVDYHATYDELDDPKNHTVIKGSETYVPVSYNHRWVYVKKSDLDAA; the protein is encoded by the coding sequence GTGCGCGCCGGTCGGTTGCCCCGCGCGCTCGCGGTGTTGACGGGGGTGACGGGGCTGCTGGTGAGCGCGGCGGCCCCCGCCTTCGCCGAAGAAACACCGGAACGCCCCGACACCGTCCAGCAGCGGGCCTACGAGTCCGCCGCCGCCGAGTTCGGCGTGCCGCAACAACTGCTGATGGCGGTGTCCTTCCAGCTCACCAGGTGGGAGGACCACCACGGTGAGCAGAGCAAGGCCGGCGGCTACGGCCCGATGCACCTCGTCGAGGTCAGTGCCGAGCAGCTCCGCGAGCAGCACCCCAAGCTCGTCCGGTACGCCGACGAGCCGTCGCTGCACACCCTCACCGAGGCCGCCGAGCTCACGGGCACCGACCCGGAGCAGGTGAAGTCGGACGTCGTGCAGAACATCCGGGCCGGTGCCGCGCTGCTCGCGCACCGCGCCGAGGAGATCGACGGCGGCGCTCCCGAGGAGATCGACGACTGGTACCCGGCCGTGGCCGAGTTCAGCGGTGATGCGCAGGCCGACGGCGCGCAGTCCTTCGCCGACGACGTCTACGACGTGCTCGGCCAGGGCCGCGCCCGCACCACCTCCAGCGGCCAGCGCCTCGCGTTCCCGAAGGTCGCCGCCGAGCCCGAACCGGACCGCGACCTGTCCGCGGCCCGGCTGAAGGCCGCGCCCGCTGAGGACGCGGACCAGCCGAAGGCGGAATGCCCCGAGGGCCTGGACTGCCGTTACCTGCCCGCGGCCTACCAGCCCACCGACCCGGAGGACCCCACCGCCGGGTACGGCAACTACGACACCGCGAACCGCCCCGAGGACGTGAAGATCGACTCGATCGTCATCCACGACACCGAGGTGTCGTACCAGTCGACGATCAGCGCGTTCCAGAACCCGGCGCACGGCGCCTCCTCGCACTACGTGGTCCGCTCCTCCGACGGCCAGATCACGCAGATGGTGCCCACCAAGGACATGCCGTGGCACGCGGGCAGCTGGGACCGCAACATCCGCTCCATCGGCATCGAGCACGAGGGCTGGGCCGCGGAAGGCGGCACCTGGTACACCGAGCCGATGTACCGCGCCTCGGCGAAGCTCGTCCGGTACCTCGCGGACAAGTACGACATCCCGCTCGACCGCGCGCACATCCTCGGCCACGACGAGGTCACCGCGGAGAAGCCCGCCAAGGCCGGGCTGGAGCACTACGACCCGGGCCCGTTCTGGGACTGGGCGCACTACATGAACCTGATGGACGCGCCGCTGGACAACGACACGGGCGGCGACGACGTCGTCACGATCTTCCCGCGGTTCGACACCAACCGCCCCGAGGTCGTCAGCTGCCCGCAGGGCGAGGAGTGCGAGACGCTGCCCGCGCAGCCCGCGAACTTCCTGTACCTGCGCACCGAACCGCGCGCCGACGCGCCGCTGCTGAGCAACCCGGCGCTGCACGCCGACGGTGAACCCGGCACCACCCGCATCGAGGACTGGAGCGCCAAGGCCGCCGTCGGCAGGCAGTACGTCGTCGCCGAACGGCGCGGCGACTGGCTCGCCATCTGGTTCGACGGCAAGAAGGCGTGGCTGAAGGACCCGGACGGCACCAACACCGCCCCCGCCGACGACGCGGAACTGGGCACCCCCGCCCGCGACGGCATCCCCACCTACGGGCGGGCGCTGCCCGCGCCGGGCGACTACCCGGAGGGCGTCGAGGCCCAGGAGCTCGAACCGCTGCCGTACAAGATCCCGGCCGGTCAGAAGTACGTGACGGGGGACGAGACCAAGGCGGTCGACTACCACGCCACCTACGACGAGCTCGACGATCCGAAGAACCACACCGTGATCAAGGGTTCGGAGACCTACGTCCCGGTCTCCTACAACCACCGCTGGGTCTACGTCAAGAAGTCGGACCTGGACGCGGCCTGA
- a CDS encoding DUF3040 domain-containing protein, producing MHRHEQRRLAEIEDRLTADDPEFAATFSRTDLHPATPGKARLVLGVVAGLLAVISLLIDDAAGFALCTALSAVLITTRTWHLWSD from the coding sequence GTGCACCGACACGAGCAACGCCGGCTCGCCGAGATCGAGGACCGGCTCACCGCCGACGACCCCGAGTTCGCCGCCACCTTCTCCCGCACCGACCTGCACCCGGCCACGCCCGGCAAGGCGCGGCTGGTGCTGGGCGTCGTGGCGGGCCTGCTCGCCGTGATCAGCCTGCTGATCGACGACGCGGCCGGTTTCGCCCTCTGCACCGCCCTGTCCGCGGTCCTCATCACCACGCGGACCTGGCACCTCTGGTCCGACTGA
- a CDS encoding cytochrome P450 family protein gives MTDTRTALFDEDYWDRADEVERALREQAPVHRAVPGDGLPIWVIGRFADARAALNDPRLAKDSDRLSDVIRSKRNPELGDQLSGLFSKHMLNSDPPDHTRLRKLLARDFTVRRIAALRPRVVELVTGLLDALPRDEPVDLIEHFAFPLPITVICELMGIPEGDRSRFREWTAALLTPAERGQSLGASREMAGFFRELFAAKRAAPGADLLSALTTASDEEDRLTEEELLATAFLLIVAGHETTVNLVGNGLRWLLAEPAKWAELRERPELLPGAVEEVLRYDGPLRMSTHRFTTEDVTIGDVTIPAGELVMINLSSANRDGEQFERADELDLERPRSGHLAFGHGLHHCLGAPLARLEGEVAFQEITRRFPEARLAVGGSALRRNRGLIMNGFRALPVVLG, from the coding sequence GTGACCGACACGAGAACCGCGCTGTTCGACGAGGACTACTGGGACCGGGCCGACGAGGTGGAGCGCGCGCTGCGCGAACAGGCCCCCGTGCACCGCGCCGTCCCCGGGGACGGGCTCCCGATCTGGGTGATCGGCCGATTCGCCGACGCCCGCGCCGCGCTCAACGATCCACGGCTGGCCAAGGATTCGGACCGCCTCAGCGACGTCATCCGCAGCAAGCGGAACCCCGAGCTCGGCGATCAGCTGTCCGGGCTGTTCTCCAAGCACATGCTCAACTCCGACCCGCCCGACCACACCCGGCTGCGCAAGCTGCTGGCGCGCGACTTCACCGTCCGCCGGATCGCGGCGCTGCGGCCGCGGGTGGTGGAGCTGGTCACCGGGCTGCTCGACGCGCTGCCGCGGGACGAGCCGGTCGACCTGATCGAGCACTTCGCGTTCCCGCTGCCGATCACGGTGATCTGCGAGCTGATGGGCATCCCGGAGGGCGACCGCTCCCGGTTCCGCGAGTGGACCGCCGCACTGCTGACCCCGGCGGAACGGGGGCAGAGCCTCGGTGCGTCCCGCGAGATGGCGGGGTTCTTCCGCGAGCTGTTCGCGGCGAAGCGCGCCGCACCCGGTGCGGACCTGCTCTCGGCGCTGACCACCGCCTCCGACGAGGAGGACCGGCTCACCGAGGAGGAACTGCTCGCCACCGCGTTCCTGCTGATCGTGGCCGGGCACGAGACGACGGTGAACCTGGTCGGCAACGGGCTGCGCTGGCTGCTGGCCGAACCGGCGAAGTGGGCCGAGCTGCGCGAACGGCCCGAACTGCTGCCCGGCGCGGTGGAGGAGGTGCTGCGCTACGACGGGCCGCTGCGGATGAGCACGCACCGGTTCACCACCGAGGACGTGACCATCGGCGACGTGACCATCCCGGCGGGCGAACTCGTCATGATCAACCTGTCCTCGGCGAACCGGGACGGCGAGCAGTTCGAGCGGGCCGACGAGCTGGACCTGGAGCGGCCCCGGTCCGGGCACCTCGCGTTCGGCCACGGGCTGCACCACTGCCTCGGTGCCCCGCTCGCGCGGCTGGAGGGCGAGGTGGCGTTCCAGGAGATCACCCGCCGCTTCCCGGAGGCCCGCCTCGCCGTCGGCGGGAGCGCACTGCGCCGCAACCGCGGCCTGATCATGAACGGGTTCCGGGCGCTGCCGGTGGTGCTCGGCTGA
- the pabB gene encoding aminodeoxychorismate synthase component I — MRTLLIDNHDSYTYNLFHLLAEVNGRDPEVVAHDAAEVGDLRLEEFDAIVLSPGAGDPRRPRDFGLCRDVLCKAELPILGVCLGHQGIAVSEGAEVVRAPQARHGFRSRIEHRGDPLFAGMPAEFAAVRYHSLCVAEPLPSQLEPLAWAEDGVLMALRHRSLPRWGVQFHPESVATELGARLLGNFRDLVRPASRPPAPARAAARRAEPEVEYRAHVRELPAVDAEAAFAALFAASPDAFWLDSAQVVPGTSRFSFLGDGSGPLAETVRHRTGDEPSIFDRLDAELARRRVRAPELPFDFVGGYVGYFGYELKAECGGDARHRAGTPDACWLFADRFLAVDHELGRTHLVALSADAGTERAARRWLADATAALERLPALPDPLAGHRGVADVQPLLERSRDDYLRAVAACREQLLAGESYEICLTTGAALPAADGAFETYRRLRALNPAPYGAFLRCGDVEVACSSPERFLKISGGTAEAKPIKGTAPRGDTPERDAELRDGLAADPKSRAENLMIVDLLRNDLGRVCAPGSVHVPVLMDVESYRTVHQLVSTVRGELREGSGAVDCVRACFPAGSMTGAPKRRTMEIIDELEDRARGVYSGALGYLSLTGDADLSVVIRTAVRSGGGWRIGAGGAVVLDSDPEAEHAEMLLKATAAARCLPEP; from the coding sequence GTGCGGACGCTGCTCATCGACAACCACGACTCGTACACCTACAACCTCTTCCACCTGCTCGCCGAGGTCAACGGACGGGATCCGGAGGTGGTGGCGCACGACGCCGCCGAGGTGGGCGACCTGCGGCTGGAGGAGTTCGACGCGATCGTGCTCTCGCCGGGCGCGGGCGATCCGCGGCGGCCGCGGGACTTCGGGCTGTGCCGCGACGTGCTGTGCAAGGCGGAGCTGCCGATCCTGGGCGTCTGCCTCGGGCACCAGGGCATCGCGGTGTCCGAGGGCGCCGAGGTGGTGCGCGCCCCGCAGGCCCGGCACGGGTTCCGCAGCCGCATCGAGCACCGCGGCGATCCGCTGTTCGCCGGGATGCCCGCCGAGTTCGCGGCCGTGCGCTACCACTCGCTGTGCGTGGCCGAGCCGCTGCCGTCGCAGCTGGAACCGCTGGCCTGGGCCGAGGACGGCGTGCTCATGGCGCTGCGGCACCGCTCGCTGCCGCGCTGGGGCGTGCAGTTCCACCCCGAGTCCGTGGCCACCGAGCTCGGCGCCCGGCTGCTGGGGAACTTCCGCGACCTGGTGCGGCCCGCGAGCCGCCCGCCCGCGCCCGCCCGCGCCGCCGCCCGCCGCGCCGAACCCGAGGTCGAGTACCGCGCGCACGTCCGCGAACTACCGGCGGTCGACGCCGAGGCCGCGTTCGCCGCGCTGTTCGCCGCGTCCCCGGACGCGTTCTGGCTGGACAGCGCGCAGGTCGTGCCGGGCACGTCCCGGTTCTCGTTCCTCGGCGACGGCTCCGGCCCGCTGGCCGAGACCGTCCGGCACCGCACCGGGGACGAGCCGTCGATCTTCGACCGGCTGGACGCGGAGCTGGCGCGGCGCCGGGTGCGGGCGCCGGAGCTGCCGTTCGACTTCGTCGGCGGCTACGTGGGGTACTTCGGGTACGAGCTGAAGGCCGAGTGCGGCGGCGACGCCCGGCACCGCGCGGGCACGCCGGACGCCTGCTGGCTGTTCGCGGACCGGTTCCTCGCCGTGGACCACGAGCTCGGCCGCACCCACCTCGTGGCGCTGAGCGCCGACGCGGGCACCGAGCGGGCGGCGCGGCGCTGGCTCGCGGACGCGACCGCCGCGCTGGAGCGGCTGCCCGCGCTGCCCGACCCGCTCGCCGGGCACCGCGGGGTCGCCGACGTGCAGCCGCTGCTGGAGCGCTCCCGGGACGACTACCTGCGGGCGGTGGCGGCCTGCCGGGAGCAGCTGCTGGCGGGGGAGAGCTACGAGATCTGCCTGACCACCGGCGCCGCGCTGCCCGCCGCCGACGGCGCGTTCGAGACGTACCGGCGGCTGCGGGCGCTGAACCCCGCGCCGTACGGGGCCTTTCTGCGCTGCGGCGACGTGGAGGTCGCCTGCTCGTCGCCGGAGCGGTTCCTGAAGATCTCCGGCGGCACCGCCGAGGCCAAGCCGATCAAGGGGACCGCCCCGCGCGGTGACACCCCGGAGCGGGACGCGGAGCTGCGCGACGGGCTGGCCGCCGACCCGAAGTCCCGCGCCGAGAACCTCATGATCGTCGACCTGCTGCGCAACGACCTCGGCCGGGTGTGCGCGCCGGGCTCGGTGCACGTGCCGGTGCTGATGGACGTGGAGAGCTACCGCACCGTGCACCAGCTGGTCTCCACGGTGCGCGGCGAGCTGCGGGAGGGGAGCGGCGCCGTGGACTGCGTGCGGGCCTGCTTCCCCGCCGGCTCGATGACCGGGGCGCCCAAGCGGCGCACCATGGAGATCATCGACGAGCTGGAGGACCGGGCGCGCGGGGTGTACTCGGGCGCGCTCGGCTACCTGAGCCTGACCGGGGACGCGGACCTGTCGGTGGTCATCCGGACCGCGGTGCGCAGCGGCGGCGGCTGGCGGATCGGCGCTGGCGGGGCGGTGGTGCTCGACTCGGACCCCGAAGCCGAGCACGCCGAGATGCTGCTGAAGGCGACCGCCGCGGCCCGCTGCCTGCCCGAGCCGTGA
- the idi gene encoding isopentenyl-diphosphate Delta-isomerase, with translation MERVVLLDEGGRAAGTADKATVHHEDTPLHLAFSCYLFNERGELMLTQRALSKRTWPGVWTNTCCGHPAPGETPHDAVLRRLGEELGLRIEHIELVLPRFRYRAVMGNGVVENEMCPVFRAVAEPVPAPNPAEVEDTRWVPWTGLVEQVRDGGADISPWAALQITELAELGPDPLAWPTGDAAELPTAAREPTTA, from the coding sequence ATGGAGCGAGTGGTTCTGCTCGACGAGGGCGGTCGGGCCGCGGGCACCGCGGACAAGGCGACGGTGCACCACGAGGACACCCCGCTGCACCTGGCCTTCTCCTGCTACCTGTTCAACGAGCGCGGCGAGCTGATGCTCACCCAGCGCGCCCTGAGCAAGCGCACCTGGCCCGGCGTGTGGACCAACACGTGCTGCGGGCACCCGGCGCCCGGCGAGACCCCGCACGACGCGGTGCTGCGCAGGCTCGGCGAGGAGCTCGGGCTGCGCATCGAGCACATCGAGCTGGTCCTGCCCCGCTTCCGCTACCGCGCGGTGATGGGCAACGGCGTGGTGGAGAACGAGATGTGCCCGGTGTTCCGGGCGGTCGCCGAACCCGTGCCCGCGCCGAACCCCGCCGAGGTGGAGGACACCCGCTGGGTGCCGTGGACCGGGCTGGTCGAGCAGGTGCGCGACGGCGGCGCCGACATCTCGCCCTGGGCGGCGCTGCAGATCACCGAGCTCGCCGAGCTCGGCCCGGACCCGCTGGCCTGGCCCACCGGCGACGCGGCGGAGCTGCCGACCGCGGCCCGCGAGCCCACGACCGCGTGA
- a CDS encoding thioesterase II family protein, which translates to MTGSTADTAKWIRRFQPAPEATARLVCFPHAGGAASYYFSVAKRLAPAIEVLAVQYPGRQDRRTEPCADSVQELAEQVLDQLRPWSDQPLALFGHSMGASVAFEVARRLEESGTPPRALFASGRTAPARTRNEGVHALPDDEFLDALRELDGTESAALESEELMKLALPALRADYRIAETYAYRPGPPLHCPLHVLLGVDDPKVSADEARDWAAHTTGAFRFHPFPGGHFYLNAESDGVLRLVREHLAR; encoded by the coding sequence ATGACCGGGAGTACGGCGGACACCGCCAAGTGGATCCGGCGGTTCCAGCCCGCCCCGGAGGCGACCGCGCGGCTGGTGTGCTTCCCGCACGCGGGCGGTGCCGCCTCCTACTACTTCTCGGTGGCGAAGCGGCTGGCCCCGGCGATCGAGGTCCTCGCCGTGCAGTACCCGGGCAGGCAGGACCGCCGCACCGAACCCTGTGCGGACAGCGTGCAGGAGCTGGCCGAGCAGGTGCTCGACCAGCTGCGGCCGTGGAGCGACCAGCCGCTCGCGCTGTTCGGGCACAGCATGGGCGCCAGCGTGGCCTTCGAGGTCGCGCGGCGGCTGGAGGAGTCGGGCACGCCGCCGCGCGCGCTGTTCGCCTCCGGCCGCACCGCGCCGGCGCGCACCCGGAACGAGGGCGTGCACGCGCTGCCGGACGACGAGTTCCTGGACGCCCTGCGGGAGCTGGACGGCACCGAGTCGGCGGCGCTGGAGAGCGAGGAGCTGATGAAGCTCGCGCTGCCCGCGCTGCGCGCCGACTACCGGATCGCCGAGACCTACGCGTACCGGCCGGGGCCGCCGCTGCACTGCCCGCTGCACGTGCTGCTCGGCGTCGACGACCCGAAGGTCTCCGCGGACGAGGCGCGGGACTGGGCCGCGCACACCACCGGCGCGTTCCGCTTCCACCCGTTCCCCGGCGGGCACTTCTACCTCAACGCCGAGTCCGACGGGGTCCTGCGGCTCGTCCGCGAACACCTGGCCCGCTGA
- a CDS encoding AAA family ATPase: protein MARERSTLSGRRDQWTEADEACRAAGGTLVLVRGGPGEGKTTLLESLAESWRDDDTTVCYITVDPATGTPQMIDSLLDAARQQLESSWHAVLLDALATATRIRADLEKTPHASALPLVHELARVFGVAAEQGRTVIVVDDADRGDGATGSLISLLAQRLRAVGCTVVVSTGSGPRATAGETRLTPFADKIIDLRPLDEQEFDALLKRWCAAHGRTRLDPTVPEALRAALGPLSGNPATILSTLDDLLAWGRLVLIDQHFCLSPLDEPISLPESHHLVRAVVADGDDTERLAVLLALQDEVSVDELPMLTAAAAISLDGAGRGLDSLVEDGILEIGERGRLRFAVPALTAALRRRSGAERARALHTALARQMLAKLERNGQVDRTRLATHLVHIGESLDGEAAAIRVLIEEADRMSSADPEVAAAWYKAALRQLSDDDDRWPPLLEELLRLRASLGQYDELTKDLGLLVPALIAGSNQDDQAKPLRRTLLVAVGLCWLTTLLQDEQSAQVQEPARLLKALTGGAVFDAELQEFAAAVRCGRFDEAADRFNALFSGDADREAEPQDLPELPEVLMLLHAASGDADTFQRAWSLWRDRAQHPVDHAPDRLREAGAMTDHATALEIVLGDGYRLPSRGSVLYYQEILRSFRTGEWDAALSAARRMEAELSPQRRTPARFLARAVAAEICASRGEHRRAEEWLQDTPRHLAGGHVLSWARLGVAYRAGDPDEALRVARAEYEQLRDGGGSPAGLEHLLHRLVALHHREGHEQAAAELFDELVALDERLRSETSSAAVLMARAQLRGSAEPAARALEIARRRADVPQLAVLHMLLAELAEDPKAPLHEAHAIARRLGWTELRYAAQDLMRRRGIAPPRTRSKQQLISSTESRIVRLVSDGYTNRQIAMAIQVSEKTVESRLTRLFARTGCRSRVELATASLEGRLAEKTAVG from the coding sequence GACGAGGCCTGTCGTGCGGCCGGCGGGACGTTGGTGCTGGTGCGCGGCGGTCCCGGCGAGGGCAAGACCACCCTGCTGGAGTCGCTCGCGGAGAGCTGGCGCGACGACGACACCACCGTGTGCTACATCACCGTCGATCCCGCCACCGGCACGCCCCAGATGATCGACTCGCTGCTGGACGCCGCGCGCCAGCAGCTGGAGTCCAGCTGGCACGCCGTCCTGCTCGACGCGCTCGCCACCGCCACCCGCATCCGCGCCGACCTGGAGAAGACCCCGCACGCGTCCGCGCTGCCGCTGGTGCACGAGCTCGCGCGCGTCTTCGGCGTCGCCGCCGAGCAGGGCCGCACCGTCATCGTCGTCGACGACGCGGACCGGGGCGACGGCGCCACCGGCTCGCTCATCTCGTTGCTGGCGCAACGGCTGCGGGCCGTCGGGTGCACCGTCGTCGTCTCCACCGGCTCCGGACCTCGCGCCACGGCGGGGGAAACCCGGCTCACGCCGTTCGCCGACAAGATCATCGACCTGCGTCCGCTGGACGAGCAGGAGTTCGACGCGCTGCTCAAGCGCTGGTGCGCCGCCCACGGCCGGACCCGGCTCGACCCCACCGTGCCGGAGGCGCTGCGCGCCGCTCTCGGGCCGCTGAGCGGGAACCCCGCCACCATCCTGTCCACATTGGACGACCTGCTGGCCTGGGGCCGGCTGGTGCTCATCGACCAGCACTTCTGCCTGTCCCCGCTGGACGAACCGATCTCGCTGCCCGAATCCCACCACCTGGTCCGCGCCGTCGTCGCCGACGGCGACGACACCGAACGGCTCGCCGTGCTGCTCGCGTTGCAGGACGAGGTGTCGGTGGACGAGCTGCCGATGCTCACCGCCGCCGCCGCGATCAGCCTGGACGGCGCGGGCCGCGGACTGGACTCCCTGGTGGAGGACGGGATCCTGGAGATCGGCGAGCGCGGCAGGCTGCGGTTCGCGGTGCCCGCGCTGACCGCCGCGCTGCGCCGCCGCTCCGGAGCGGAACGCGCCCGCGCGCTGCACACCGCGCTGGCCCGGCAGATGCTCGCCAAGCTGGAGCGCAACGGCCAGGTGGACCGCACCCGCCTGGCCACCCACCTCGTGCACATCGGCGAGAGCCTGGACGGGGAGGCCGCCGCGATCCGGGTGCTCATCGAGGAAGCCGACCGGATGTCCAGCGCCGACCCCGAGGTCGCCGCCGCCTGGTACAAGGCCGCGCTGCGCCAGCTCTCCGACGACGACGACCGGTGGCCGCCGCTGCTGGAGGAACTGCTGCGGCTGCGCGCCAGCCTCGGCCAGTACGACGAGCTCACCAAGGACCTCGGGCTGCTGGTCCCCGCGCTGATCGCCGGGTCCAACCAGGACGACCAGGCCAAGCCGCTGCGCCGCACGCTGCTGGTGGCGGTCGGGCTGTGCTGGCTCACCACGCTGCTGCAGGACGAGCAGTCCGCGCAGGTGCAGGAACCGGCCCGGCTGCTCAAGGCGCTCACCGGCGGCGCGGTCTTCGACGCCGAGCTGCAGGAGTTCGCCGCCGCCGTCCGCTGCGGCCGCTTCGACGAGGCCGCCGACCGGTTCAACGCGCTGTTCTCCGGAGACGCCGACCGCGAGGCCGAACCGCAGGACCTGCCGGAACTGCCCGAAGTGCTGATGCTGCTGCACGCGGCCAGCGGCGACGCGGACACCTTCCAGCGCGCCTGGTCGCTGTGGCGGGACCGCGCGCAGCACCCCGTCGACCACGCCCCCGACCGGCTGCGCGAAGCCGGGGCGATGACCGACCACGCCACCGCGCTGGAGATCGTGCTCGGCGACGGCTACCGGCTGCCCTCGCGCGGCAGCGTCCTGTACTACCAGGAGATCCTGCGCTCGTTCCGCACCGGCGAGTGGGACGCGGCGCTGTCCGCGGCACGGCGCATGGAGGCCGAGCTCTCCCCGCAGCGGCGCACCCCGGCCCGGTTCCTCGCGCGCGCCGTCGCCGCCGAGATCTGCGCCTCCCGCGGCGAGCACCGGCGCGCCGAGGAGTGGCTGCAGGACACGCCGCGGCACCTCGCGGGCGGGCACGTGCTGTCCTGGGCCCGGCTCGGCGTCGCCTACCGGGCGGGTGACCCGGACGAGGCGCTGCGGGTGGCGCGCGCCGAGTACGAGCAGCTCAGGGACGGCGGCGGCTCCCCGGCCGGGCTGGAGCACCTGTTGCACCGGCTGGTCGCGCTGCACCACCGGGAGGGGCACGAGCAGGCGGCGGCGGAGCTGTTCGACGAGCTGGTCGCGCTGGACGAACGGCTGCGCTCGGAGACCAGTTCCGCGGCGGTGCTGATGGCCCGCGCCCAGCTGCGCGGCTCCGCCGAACCCGCCGCGCGCGCCCTGGAGATCGCGCGGCGCCGCGCGGACGTCCCGCAGCTGGCGGTGCTGCACATGCTGCTCGCCGAACTCGCCGAAGACCCGAAGGCCCCGCTGCACGAGGCGCACGCCATCGCCCGCAGGCTCGGCTGGACCGAGCTGCGCTACGCCGCGCAGGACCTGATGCGCCGCCGCGGCATCGCCCCGCCGCGCACCCGCAGCAAGCAGCAGCTCATCTCCAGCACCGAGAGCCGGATCGTGCGGCTGGTCAGCGACGGCTACACCAACCGGCAGATCGCGATGGCGATCCAGGTCAGCGAGAAGACGGTGGAGAGCAGGCTGACCCGGCTGTTCGCCCGCACCGGTTGCCGGTCGCGGGTGGAGCTGGCGACGGCCTCGCTGGAGGGCAGGCTCGCGGAGAAGACCGCCGTCGGCTGA